The genomic stretch AATGTGGCGAGGGGCGCGGTCGCCGTGGAAGAGGATTTGATCGAGGCGCTGGAAAAGGGGGAAATTGCCGGCGCCGGGCTGGATGTTTTCGCCGAGGAACCGGTCCGTCCGGACCATCCCCTTTTGAAAATGAAACAGGTGGTGCCTTTGCCCCATATCGGCAGCGCCTCGACGGAAACGAGATGGGCGATGATGGAAAGATGCGCGGAGAATTTGGAAGCGGTCCTGTCCGGAAGGCCGCCGGTGAATGTGGTCAATCCTTCGGTCTTGCAAAGATCGCACCTCTGACGGAAACGGACCGGGGGAAGTCGGCTTTTCGAAGATCGGAAGCTATGGTTTGCCGGGGTACGAACCATGCCAAAGTTCCTTGCGGACAAGGCGTGGGAAAATGATGAACGGAGCATTGTTAAAACGTGGGGACAGGACGCCAATTCCTTTCTTTCGGTTGAGGAGGGGCCGCGCATCTTTTGAACTCCGGCCGAGGCGGATTTGAAAATCGGGTTTTCAGCTTCGCGGCCGGTGACCGTCCGCCCGGCCGGCACCGCGGCCCGCGCAGGTTCCAACGGAAGGCCGGTTGACAAAGGAAGCCCCGCCCGCCTTTCCCTGCGGATCCGAAAAAGCGCCGGCCGTCCGCGGATTTTACCGCGTGTCCGCGGGGTTTACCGATTAAAATCCCGGAGCCATTTCCCGCATGTTGCCGGTGAAAATTCCGCAAGGCGGTGCGGACTGTCCGAAAAATAAAAAACAGCTTATTGGATGATGAACCAATAAGCTTTTCCTTTATTTTGACATGGATTTTTTAAAAGACTTGTTCCACTTCAACGACTCCGGGCACTTCTTCAAACAGCGCCCTTTCGATTCCGGCTTTTAAGGTGATGGTCGAGCTGGGGCATGTGCCGCAGGCGCCGAGCAGACGCAGTTTGACCACACCATCTTCCACGTCGACGAGTTCGCAGTCACCGCCGTCACGAAGCAGAAAAGGACGCAGTTTATCCAGCACTTCCTGAACCTGTTCCTTGATCTCCCGATCTGCCATATCATCGACTCCTTTCCTAATTCATAGTATAATAAAGTTCAACAAAAAAATCTATTGGAAAATGCCGACCGCCGGCTTCCATAAAGGGGATGGACCATGAAAAAGAAAGTGGAGATCGTCGTTTACGGCGCCGAACAAATATGCCCGTCCTGTGTCAATCTGCCGTCGTCCAGGGACACCTTTGAATGGCTGCAGGCGGCCATTGCCCGAAAGTTTCCGGGCCAGCCGTTTGCCATCGAATACGTGGATCTGTTCAATCCCCCGGACGAAGGGAAAAAGCGGGCGTTCGCACGGAAAGTGATCGAAGAGGACATGTTTTATCCGGTCGTCGTCATTGAAGACCGAGTCGTGGGCGAAGGGAATCCCCGCCTGAAGGAGATATTCGCCGAATTGGAAAAATACGGATACAAACCGGGAACGGAAAGCGGCAAATAGCCGCCTTTTTTTTTCGGGCGGTCCCGACGGAAAAGGAGATTCCGTCTGCGGCCGGGACGAAAAGCCCTCTCCCCGCAAAGCAAATCCATGGAATGGCCGTTCTTCTGCATCCACCGATAAGGGGCCCTTTCCCGGGAAAGGAAAGGACGGAAAAAATTTGCGGGAGCGTTTCGTCCGCGAACCTCCCGCCAAAGAAATGCGCATGTCCCTTCGGAAAAACGGGACGTTTCCAACGGGGACGGGGACGGTTCGCCTAAGGGTCCGCCGGTTAAGAATCCTTGAAAAAGGACGTTTGACATTTCCTTGCCCGTCGTTCTTTTGTTCGCCAGCGGAAACCCCCGTCGATTTGCCCGGCCGCCGTTCGTCCCCGGAAGGAAGATGGGCCGTTTCCGGCCGCAGGCCCCTTCAACTCCCCAAATACGCGGCTTTAATTTGTTCGCTGTTATAGATGTCGCTCGCCTTCCCCGAATGGACGATTTTTCCCGTTTCCAATACGTACGCCCGGTCGGCGATCCCCAATGCCAAATTCGCGTTTTGTTCCACCAGCAGGATCGTCGTGCCGCTTTCGCTGATTTCCCGGATGACTTGGAAGATGGTCTTGACCAGCAGCGGGGCCAGCCCCATGGACGGTTCGTCCAAGAGAAGCAAGGACGGCCTCGACATCAGGGCCCTGCCGATGGCCAGCATTTGCTGTTCCCCGCCGGACAGGGTCCCGGCCAATTGTTTTTTTCGTTCGGCCAGCCGGGGAAAAAGGTCGTAAACCTTTTTGAAATCCTGGGCCACCGCCGCCTTATCTTTTCTGAGATATGCCCCCAATTCCAGATTTTCTTCCACCGTCAAGTTGGGGAACACCCGGCGTCCTTCGGGAACTTGGGAGATTCCCGCCTTTACGATCATCGGCGCCGGTTTACCGTGGATTTCCCGGCCTTTGTAGGTGATCGAGCCGGATTTCGGTTTAATCAAGCCGGAAATGGTTTTTAACAAGGTCGTTTTTCCCGCGCCGTTGGCGCCGATCAAGGTGACGATTTCCCCTTCGTTCACTTCCAGGGACAGATCCTTCAGCACGTGAATTTGGCCGTAATACACGTTTAAATTTTTTACCCGGATCATGACACGACCTCCTCTCCGAGATACGCCTCAATGACTCTCTTGTCGTTTCGGACCTCTTCGGGGGAACCTTCCGCGATCTTTTGTCCGTGATCCAAAACGATGATCCTTTGGCATATGCCCATCACAAGAGGCATGTCATGTTCAATTAATAAAATGGACAGATGAAATTCCCTTTGAATGAAACGGATCAACTCCATCAATTCCTGGGTTTCCTTCGGGTTCATGCCCGCCGCCGGTTCGTCCAGCAGGAGGAGCTTCGGGTTGGCGGCCAGGGCCCTGGCGATCTCCAGCCGCCGCTGCTGGCCGTAGGGGAGATTTTTTGCCAATTCGTCCTTTTTCGAATCCAGGTTAAAAATTTTTAAGAAAGAGACGGCCTTCTCTTCGATTTCCTTTTCCCCGGAGAAATGGGAAGGCAGCCGGAAGACGGAGCTCAGGATGGAATGTTTGGCCAAGGAATGATAGGCCGCTTTGACGTTGTCCAAGACCGTCAATTCTTTAAACAGGCGGATATTTTGAAAGGTGCGGCTGATCCCCTTTTGGGTGATTTTATACGGGGGAAGCTTGACGATGGATTCCCCCTGCAGTCTGATCTCTCCCTCCGTCGGGGGATACACGCCGGTCAGCAGATTGAAGATGGTCGTTTTTCCCGCCCCGTTCGGCCCGATGAGCCCCACCAGTTCGTTTTCATAAATTTCAAGATTGATGTTCGAGACGGCCTTCAATCCGCCGAACTGGACGCCGACCTGTTTCATTTCAAGCAACGGTTTGTTTGCCATTCTGGTTGCCCCCCATTTTTCCGTATTTTTTAAACAGATCCGTCCATTCTTTTGTCCCCATTAAGCCCTGCGGGCGGAAGATCATCGTCAGTATGAGGACGATGCTGTACAGGATCATCCGCGTTTCCGGGTAGTCCTGCAAATAGATGGAGACGATCGTCAGCAGGACCGTGGAGATGACGGTTCCCGAAAGGCTTCCCAGGCCGCCCAAAACCACGAAGATCAAGATGTCGAAGGATTTTAAAAAGCCGAAAACCTGCGGCTGGATGATGTAGAAATTATGGGCGTACAAGGCGCCGCCCACGCCGGCGAAAAAGGAACCGATGACGAAGGCGATGACTTTGTAATACGTGGTGTTGATTCCCATCGCATCCGCGGCGATTTCATCTTCCCTCAGGGCGATGCATGCCCGGCCGTGGGTTGACTTCGTGAAGTTGTTGATGACGATGATCGTGATGAGGACGGAAAAAAACAGGATCGTCCAATTGGTTAAACGGGAGACGTTCATTCCGGCGGCGCCGCCGACATAGTCGATGTTTAACAGGATGATGCGGATGATCTCACCGAATCCCAACGTGGCGATCGCCAAATAATCCCCTTTTAAACGGAAGCTGGGAACGCCGATCAATATTCCCGCAATCGCCGCAGCAATCCCGCCGGCAGCGATCGCAAGCAGGAAGGGGAGATGCATTTTCATGGTCAAAACGGCCGAAACGTAGGCGCCGACGGCGATGAATCCCGCATGGCCGATGGAAAATTGCCCCGTGATGCCGATGATCAGATGGAGGCTGACGGCAAAGATGAGGTTGATGCAAATGAGAAACAAGGTGTTTTCGTAATACGGATTCAACGTTCCGGAGGAAAGGAGAAATTGCACCACCGCGTAAAAAACGATGGCCAAGGAAAACGGGATCCAAAATTTTTTGTTGATTTTCATGAATCACACCTTCTCCCTGATGTTTTTGCCGAACAGCCCGGAAGGTTTGAACAGCAGGATCAAAATCAAGATGAGAAAGGCCGCCGCGTCGCGCCAGAGGGAAAAACCCGCCGCGCTGACGAGGGCTTCGACGATGCCCAAAAGCATTCCTCCGACCATGGCGCCGGGGATGATGCCGATTCCGCCCAAAACCGCCGCGATGAACGCCTTCAATCCCGGGATGATGCCCATTAACGGTTCGATCTTGATGTAGTAGATCCCGAAGGCGACACCCGCCGCCCCCGCCAGGGCGGAACCGATGGCGAAGGTGACGGAGATGGTCCGGTCCACATTGATTCCCATCAGCCGGGCGGCATCCGCATCGACGGAAACGGCACGCATGGCTTTTCCCGTTTTGGTTTTATGGATGAATAATTCGAGGATGATCATCAACGTCACCGAGACGGCGAGAATGACGATGGACTGGCTGCTGATGGTCAGCCCGGAAATCGCAATGGTTTTGTTCGGAATGATATCGTCGGGATAGGCCGCCGGTTGGGCGCCCCGCAAATAAATGGTCGTATATTCGATGAGCAGCGATACGCCGATGGCGGTGATCAAAGCCGCAATTCTTGTCGCATTCCGCAACGGTTTGTAGGCGACCCGTTCGATCACCACGCCGAGCAGGGCGGTGATGAGCATGGTCAGAACGAGGGCCAGGACGAAGGGGAGATGGAAGACCGTAATCAGATAAAACCCGGTGAAGGCGCCGACCATAAACACGTCGCCGTGGGCGAAATTGATCAATTTGATGATGCCGTATACCATCGTATAACCCAATGCGATCAACGCGTATATGCTCCCCAGTGAAATGCCGTTGATCAATTGCTGAATCAATTCCATCGGTTGGTTCCCCCCAGAAGCGATTTTCCTTGCATGAAAAAGATGATGACGGAAAGGGATATCCGTTTGTTCCGGCCCAGAAGCGAAATTTCTTGCATAAAAAAGGAGCGGGGGAATAATTCCCCCATACGACCGGTGCCGCTTTGCCTATGAAAAATCCTCGTGCATTACGGATTGACTTTCGAATGGAATTTCGCCGTGCCGTTTTCGAATTTCATGATCGTTACGGCTTTGATCGGGTTGTGGTTTTCATCGACCGTCAGCGTCCCGGAAACCAATTCCAATCCTTTGGTTTCCGCGAGGGCGTCCTTGATTTTTTCGCCGTCTAGGCTGCCGGCCCGTTTGATGGCGTCGGCCAGGAAGTAGACCGAGTCATACCCTAAAGCGTTGAAGCCGTTGGGCGATTTCCCGTTGAATTTCTTTTTGAAAGCTTCGACGAAGGATTGGATCTTTTCATCCGGATCGTCGGAAGCGTAGTGGGCGAGCATGTAAGCGTTGTTCAAAGCCTCGTTCCCGGCGAGTTTAACCAATGTCGGGGAATCCCAGCCGTCCCCTCCGATCAGGGGCACGTCGATTCCCAGCTCCCGGGCCTGCTTGATGATCAAACCGACTTCTTCATAGTAGCCGGGAATGAAGACGACATCCGGCTTGGCGGCCTTGATGCGCGTCAGCGTGGAACGGAAGTCGGTGTCCTTGGCGGCGTAAGCTTCTTCCGCGACGATCTTGCCGCCTTTTTCAAGGAAGGTTTCTTTAAAGGCGGCCGCCAGGCCTTTCGCATAATCGCTGGAATTGTCGGTATAGATGGCCGCGTTCTTCAGTTTCAATTCGTCGGCGGCGAAGGTCGCGGCGATCTTTCCTTGGAACGGATCGATAAAGCACGTCCGGAACATGTATTCGTTGACGGAACCGTCTTCGTTGACCGTTATCCGTTCATTGGTCCCGGAAGGGGTGATGACGGGCGTCTTATTTTCCGTCGCCACGTCTTTTTCCGCCATGACCGCGCCGCTGGTTGCCGGGCCGATGATCGCAACCACCTTTTCTTGGGTGGTCAATTTGATGGCCGCGCTCGTCGATTCGGAGTTGTCGGATTTGTTGTCGACGGTGACCAATTCCAGTTTTTTCCCGTCGATGCCGCCTTTCGCGTTGATTTCTTCAACGGCCAGTTCGGCCCCTTCCTTTGCGGAGCTTCCGTAGGATGCGACTTGCCCGGACAATTCGAGATTCAGTCCGATTTTGATCGTATCACCGGACGATGAACCTTTCTCTGAATTGCCGCATGCGGCGGTAAAAAAAACAAGACATGATGCCAAAAAGATTAGTAAGAATTTTCTAAAATTAAACAATATAAATCCCCCTTTTTCTATTTTAAAAAGACCAATAAATAGAATATTCAGAACTAATTTTATACCACATTTTTTTCTTTGTCTATAACAATTTTTTAAAGAAAATTTTGGAAAACCCTTTCATTTCTGAGGAAAAATATTCCATAACCGTCCATGATTCGATCGGAGGTTTGGAAAATCGCCGTTTGCTTTGGGGAAAGCCTTTTTCACGGCCGGGCGGGGAAGAATTTTGGGGACGAAAAAGACCGGGAAGGGGAAAGGGAACGGACGGGATGCCTGGGCGGGGACTCATGGCTTTGCGGGAAAAGGAAAGAATAGCGGATGAAAGGACGGAAGGGGGCGGGAAAGGCGCCGTGCCTTCCATCCGCTGCGGGCGGTCGGCGGGGGCGCCGGGGCAAATTTTCCGGAGAAGCCGGAAGCGGATCCGGCATCCGGCGGCTGAATTACCCGTTATGGAATTTATAAAGCCACAGCACGCCGGATTTTAACAGCCGGGGCACCCTGCCGGTGATCGGGCGGTCGGCAACCAGTCCAAAGCCGTGCTTTTTTCCGAGGGATCCTAAAATTCCCTTCAGCTTGATGCGGGGCAGTTCGGGCGGCAGCGGTTCCCCCGCCCAGCGTTTGAGCAAAACATCGGCAATTTGTTCCGCCTGCCGTTCCGCCAATTGGGCGCTCGGGGCGAAGGGGAGGCTCGCGCAATCGCCGCAAACGAACACGTTGTCGTAATTTGGGATGGTATGGTGGGTGGTTAAAAGGACGCGGCCGCCGCCGTCTTTTTCCACGTCCAAGTCGCGGACGATCTTATTGGCCTGGATGCCGGCCGTCCAGACGATAACGTCAAAATCCTCCGGCTCCCCGCGGTTGTACAGCACCCCTTCTTCCACTTTGGTGATATTCGCTTCCCGGACCAAATGGATGCGGTGTTCCCGAAACCAGGACTCCACGTAATTGCTCAGCCGTTCCGGGAAAGCGGAAAGGATCCTTTTGCTCCGGTCGAATAAAAAAACCTCCAGGTCCGGCCGGCTTTCGCACAGTTCGCTTGCCAGTTCGACGCCGCTCAGGCCCGCCCCGACGATCGCCACTTTCCCTTTCGGCGGGAGATTATGGATGGCCTGGTAGGCGGCCCTTGCGGCTTCGATCGTCTGGATGCTGTGGGTGTGTTCTTTCGCGCCCGGCACCTGATGGTACCTGTCCTCGCATCCCAAGGCGATCACGAGCTCGTCGTATTTGACCGGTTCCTGATTTTTTAAATGGACAAGTCGGTTGTCCAGGTCAATTTTTACCACGTGGCCGCATAAATATTCCAATTGCGGGCTTTCGGGGAAAGGAACCCGAATGTGGTGATCGGAAATCGTGCCGGCAGCCAGCGCATAAAATTCCGTTTTTAACCAGTGGTACGGCGTCCGGTCGATGAGCAGGAGGGAATGGCCTTCCGGCAGCCCTTTGGCAAGAAGGCGCTGCAGCAAAGTCATGCCCCCGTAACCGCCGCCCAACACGACTAGCTTTTTCATGTGCATAATCCCCTTTATCAGCAATCTCCAGTTTTGAATGATTATTATCTTAAAAAAGTTTTGTAAACACTCACAAAAAATTATAACAAAAAATGCGGCTTAAACAATGACCCCATTGCAAATCAAGCAAAATCATTGACCGCGAGCCCGGGTTCGGGTAGCATTCTTAAACAAAGGACATGGTTTTGCGGAAAGATTTTGAGGTGAGAACGGTGAATCCGATCATTGAATTTTGCATGAGCAATTTGGCGAACGGGTCCTGGCGGGCCTTGGAGATATTGGAAAACGATCCGAATTTGGATGTGATCGAATACAGCTGTTTAAACCATTGCGAATTCTGCGCCGGGCATTTATTCGCCCTCGTGAACGGGGAGATCGTCACGGGGGAAGATCCGGAAAAGCTGGTGGAAAACATTTATCACCGCCTCGAGGAAGAACCGTTGTTTTAAATCGTCGGGCGTCCCGGAAAAATTGCCCGGCGCAAATATATATCTCCGCCCAGGGAAGAACCGTCGTTTTAAATCGTTGAGCGTCCCGGCGAAAAGGGATATACTATCTCATAAGATGGCAAACGAGAAACGTGGAAGGGAGGTTCAAACGATGGCTGACGTCATCCGGTTAACGGAGGCCGCCGCCTACCAAATCAAGGATATGTTGAAGGAAAACGGCATGGAGGACGCGTACTTGCGTATTTCCGTCAAAGGCGGCGGATGCAGCGGGCTCTCCTACGGAATGGGAGTGGACGATCATGTCAATGAGGATGACATAATCATCGAACAACATGGGGTCAAGGTGCTCGTCGATCAAACGAGCGCACCGATCTTGCAAGGGACGAAAATCGATTATAAGCAAACGCTCATGGGCGGCGGTTTTACGATCGACAACCCGAACGCCATAGCGTCCTGCGGCTGCGGGGCTTCCTTCCGTACGGCGAAAGTGGCGGGTACGCCGGAAAAATGCTGAGCGTTTCAATAATGGAAAAAGGAAGAAAATCCCTTTTAAAGCCGCTGCCTGGATGGCGGGAATCGGCCTGGGTCCGCTATGCCAAGGACTCAGGTTTTTTCATTTCAATGGAAACCGGAGGCGGAAAGAATAAATGGAAATCGCCGGCCTTTTCCATCCTTTCTATGCTTTCGGGGGAGGGATGGTCCTATGGGAACAAGCCTTAAAAGGGAGGAGTAATTTACCTTAAAAAGATAGGATCCGGACGGGAGCGTCCGGATCTTTCATTTGTGAAAGAGTAAAATATTTTTGGGAAAAATCAGGCCCTTCCATTGGCGGGGTGACCAATGATCGCTGTTGGTTTTGTCCCGCCCGGCGATTTCATCTTCCATTCTGTACGGCACTTACCTTAAAGGATAATCTGCCTCCGGTTCCTATTGGGAGGAAACCAGAGGCGGCGTATTTCAATTCATCCGGGATGCGTTCCCTAGGGAACGATGTTGGACATTATTCATGCGGTGATGGACGTTTTTTCCGCGATGATGGACATTTTTTCGTCCATGTTGGACAAATTTTTTTCCATGTTGGACAAAAATTTTCAAATGATGGACATTTTTTTGAAAATGTTAGACAGTCCCGTGCGGTGTTGGACGTTTTTTTTCAGATGTTGAACGTTCTGGTTAAGATGTTGGACACTCCGTGCCGTAACCCGGAATGAATGTCGGACATTTTACCCGGGATTTTGGACAAAGAGTACCTTTCTTTGAACGTTTGGCAAAAAATGATGAACATTTTTCCTTGGTTGTTGAACAGCCGGGGGACGAAGGGAAGAAAAATGTTGGACATACCGGCCCGGAAATCCATGAATGTTGAACATTCCTCTTCGATGATAAACCATGAACCTCCCATGCCGGTCAAGTACCATCCAAGTTAAACAATGAATCTTGCATGCCGGTCAAAGGACCATCCACCTTGAACCATGAACCTTTCAAGGCGGTCAGAGGACCATCCATGTTGATCCATGAACCTTCTATGGCGGAAATAATATCAAGTTGAACCATGAACCTCCCATGCCGGCTCATGGCCATCGGTCGGGGAATGCCGGAGCTCCTGACAACGGGCCTTAGACCCCGTACTTACCGGGAATATAGGTGATTTGAACCAGCGGTCTCTTGCAGACAATCCCTCCGGAACCCCGTAAAAAAGAAGTTCTGACAACAGTATGACAAAAGAGGCGGCCCCGGCCCTGCCCTGGCTGTCGAATCCAGTTCAAAAAATTTTGATATAACAGGCGGGTGTAGACGCAGAAGATCCGCCGAAGCGCTCCAACCCTGCATGGCAACAGAATGAATAAAATATTTGCGGGCAAAATCAGGCCCCTACAATAGGTGAACGGACAAAGACCTTGCGCCTTATAATTCGAAAATCGATCATATTCCCTGAACAACGGTCGTAGCTGGATGGAAAAGGAGCAAGTGCCATGTTCGCCGGATTAGCGGCGGATCTGGATCAATCGTCATGAAAACCCTGTTTGGACGGGGCAAGGGGGACGGAAAACGGGGCGGATAAGAAACGTTTAAAAACGTTCATGGTCCGCACCGAATTTCCGGTCGGCAAAATCGGGGAAGGAAGGACCCGCCGAAACGATTTCTTGAAAAGATAGCAAGCACAGTTGGAGAAGGCAGAAGAGAAAACTTCCCGTATGGGAAGTCAGTTGCGCCTGTATTCAAATCATTTAAAGACTGGACGGTTTTAAAAACGCGGACTTTTCCCCGAGGAGAGCGCCCTTAACCGATGTATCCATTTTTTATTGGCTGGAATAAAAAACGTCCGCAAATACTTGACGAAAAACGCTTTGCGGACGGATTACGATTGCGGCACCGGGGAAAGATGCATGTTTCCCCGCCTTGCGCCGCATGTTTTATTCCCTTTTTTGGAGGCGGTGCCGGCTTCGGGCATCTTGTTTCCGGAACTGTCATTCCGGAATCAGTATTCGGCCAAGTCCAAGTGATTGTGAAAAATTCGACTCCCGGTCGGCGAACATTTTCTTTACGTAATTGGAATCGCTTAGCGGCGATATTTTGCACAAATAATGGAATTGATCCGGATTCCGGGTTTTGCTCAAATTATGCAATTGATCCGGATTCCGGGTTTTTGCACAAATTATGGAATGGATCCAGTATCCGGTTTTACACCGAGTTTGGACTTCATCCAGTATTCGGGTCCGGGCATTGAAGCGCCCGCCCCGCCCGCGGGCGTTCCC from Caldibacillus debilis DSM 16016 encodes the following:
- a CDS encoding branched-chain amino acid ABC transporter permease is translated as MKINKKFWIPFSLAIVFYAVVQFLLSSGTLNPYYENTLFLICINLIFAVSLHLIIGITGQFSIGHAGFIAVGAYVSAVLTMKMHLPFLLAIAAGGIAAAIAGILIGVPSFRLKGDYLAIATLGFGEIIRIILLNIDYVGGAAGMNVSRLTNWTILFFSVLITIIVINNFTKSTHGRACIALREDEIAADAMGINTTYYKVIAFVIGSFFAGVGGALYAHNFYIIQPQVFGFLKSFDILIFVVLGGLGSLSGTVISTVLLTIVSIYLQDYPETRMILYSIVLILTMIFRPQGLMGTKEWTDLFKKYGKMGGNQNGKQTVA
- a CDS encoding ABC transporter ATP-binding protein, whose product is MIRVKNLNVYYGQIHVLKDLSLEVNEGEIVTLIGANGAGKTTLLKTISGLIKPKSGSITYKGREIHGKPAPMIVKAGISQVPEGRRVFPNLTVEENLELGAYLRKDKAAVAQDFKKVYDLFPRLAERKKQLAGTLSGGEQQMLAIGRALMSRPSLLLLDEPSMGLAPLLVKTIFQVIREISESGTTILLVEQNANLALGIADRAYVLETGKIVHSGKASDIYNSEQIKAAYLGS
- a CDS encoding YuzB family protein, whose amino-acid sequence is MVLRKDFEVRTVNPIIEFCMSNLANGSWRALEILENDPNLDVIEYSCLNHCEFCAGHLFALVNGEIVTGEDPEKLVENIYHRLEEEPLF
- a CDS encoding NAD(P)/FAD-dependent oxidoreductase, encoding MKKLVVLGGGYGGMTLLQRLLAKGLPEGHSLLLIDRTPYHWLKTEFYALAAGTISDHHIRVPFPESPQLEYLCGHVVKIDLDNRLVHLKNQEPVKYDELVIALGCEDRYHQVPGAKEHTHSIQTIEAARAAYQAIHNLPPKGKVAIVGAGLSGVELASELCESRPDLEVFLFDRSKRILSAFPERLSNYVESWFREHRIHLVREANITKVEEGVLYNRGEPEDFDVIVWTAGIQANKIVRDLDVEKDGGGRVLLTTHHTIPNYDNVFVCGDCASLPFAPSAQLAERQAEQIADVLLKRWAGEPLPPELPRIKLKGILGSLGKKHGFGLVADRPITGRVPRLLKSGVLWLYKFHNG
- a CDS encoding ABC transporter ATP-binding protein; amino-acid sequence: MANKPLLEMKQVGVQFGGLKAVSNINLEIYENELVGLIGPNGAGKTTIFNLLTGVYPPTEGEIRLQGESIVKLPPYKITQKGISRTFQNIRLFKELTVLDNVKAAYHSLAKHSILSSVFRLPSHFSGEKEIEEKAVSFLKIFNLDSKKDELAKNLPYGQQRRLEIARALAANPKLLLLDEPAAGMNPKETQELMELIRFIQREFHLSILLIEHDMPLVMGICQRIIVLDHGQKIAEGSPEEVRNDKRVIEAYLGEEVVS
- a CDS encoding YuzD family protein translates to MKKKVEIVVYGAEQICPSCVNLPSSRDTFEWLQAAIARKFPGQPFAIEYVDLFNPPDEGKKRAFARKVIEEDMFYPVVVIEDRVVGEGNPRLKEIFAELEKYGYKPGTESGK
- a CDS encoding NifU family protein, which produces MADREIKEQVQEVLDKLRPFLLRDGGDCELVDVEDGVVKLRLLGACGTCPSSTITLKAGIERALFEEVPGVVEVEQVF
- a CDS encoding branched-chain amino acid ABC transporter permease, whose product is MELIQQLINGISLGSIYALIALGYTMVYGIIKLINFAHGDVFMVGAFTGFYLITVFHLPFVLALVLTMLITALLGVVIERVAYKPLRNATRIAALITAIGVSLLIEYTTIYLRGAQPAAYPDDIIPNKTIAISGLTISSQSIVILAVSVTLMIILELFIHKTKTGKAMRAVSVDADAARLMGINVDRTISVTFAIGSALAGAAGVAFGIYYIKIEPLMGIIPGLKAFIAAVLGGIGIIPGAMVGGMLLGIVEALVSAAGFSLWRDAAAFLILILILLFKPSGLFGKNIREKV
- a CDS encoding ABC transporter substrate-binding protein, whose protein sequence is MFNFRKFLLIFLASCLVFFTAACGNSEKGSSSGDTIKIGLNLELSGQVASYGSSAKEGAELAVEEINAKGGIDGKKLELVTVDNKSDNSESTSAAIKLTTQEKVVAIIGPATSGAVMAEKDVATENKTPVITPSGTNERITVNEDGSVNEYMFRTCFIDPFQGKIAATFAADELKLKNAAIYTDNSSDYAKGLAAAFKETFLEKGGKIVAEEAYAAKDTDFRSTLTRIKAAKPDVVFIPGYYEEVGLIIKQARELGIDVPLIGGDGWDSPTLVKLAGNEALNNAYMLAHYASDDPDEKIQSFVEAFKKKFNGKSPNGFNALGYDSVYFLADAIKRAGSLDGEKIKDALAETKGLELVSGTLTVDENHNPIKAVTIMKFENGTAKFHSKVNP
- the erpA gene encoding iron-sulfur cluster insertion protein ErpA, with the translated sequence MADVIRLTEAAAYQIKDMLKENGMEDAYLRISVKGGGCSGLSYGMGVDDHVNEDDIIIEQHGVKVLVDQTSAPILQGTKIDYKQTLMGGGFTIDNPNAIASCGCGASFRTAKVAGTPEKC